The Phragmites australis chromosome 15, lpPhrAust1.1, whole genome shotgun sequence genome window below encodes:
- the LOC133892334 gene encoding valine--tRNA ligase, chloroplastic/mitochondrial 2 isoform X1, translating into MALAGSSALLSSSSSACLRRLNPLLLSAHRRPAWGSRCAARRFCAAIASEGDVFTSPEVAKSFDFTNEERIYKWWESQGFFKPNFDRGGDPFVIPMPPPNVTGSLHMGHAMFVTLEDIMVRYFRMKGRPALWIPGTDHAGIATQLVVEKMLAAEGIKRTDLTREEFTKKVWEWKEKYGGTITNQIRRLGASCDWSRERFTLDEQLSRAVVEAFVRLHDKGLIYQGSYLVNWSPNLQTAVSDLEVEYSEEPGNLYFIKYRVAGGTRDDFLTIATTRPETLFGDVAIAVNPEDKRYAQYVGKLAIVPLTFGRHVPIIADRYVDPEFGTGVLKISPGHDHNDYHIARKLGLPILNVMNKDGTLNDVAGLYSGMDRFEAREKLWSDLVETNLAVKKEPHTLRVPRSQRGGEVIEPLISKQWFVTMEPLAEKALHAVEKGQLTILPERFEKIYNHWLTNIKDWCISRQLWWGHRIPVWYVVGKKCEEDYIVARTEEEALAKAQEKYGKSIEIYQDPDVLDTWFSSALWPFSTLGWPDLSREDYKHFYPSTVLETGHDILFFWVARMVMMGIEFTGSVPFSYVYLHGLIRDSEGRKMSKTLGNVIDPLDTIKDYGTDALRFTLSLGTAGQDLNLSTERLTSNKAFTNKLWNAGKFLLQNLPDKSDVSAWDVLLANKFDTEASLQKLPLPECWVVTGLHELIDKVSTSYDKFFFGDAAREIYDFFWGDFADWYIEASKTRLYHSGDDLASSTAQSVLLYVFENILKLLHPFMPFVTEELWQAFPYRKQALMVTPWPTIDLPKDLRSIKRFQNLQSLIRGIRNVRAEYSVEPAKRISASIVATADVLGYISKEKQVLALLSKLDVQNVHFTESAPGHANQSVHIVADEGLEAYLPLADMVDVSEEVKRLSKRLSKMQSEYDALLTRLNSQNFVEKAPEEIVRGVREKASEAEEKISLTKNRLAFLESTVST; encoded by the exons ATGGCGCTCGCGGGCTCCTccgccctcctctcctcctcctcctccgcctgccTCCGCCGCCTCAACCCGCTCCTCCTCTCCGCCCACCGCCGCCCGGCGTGGGGCTCGCGCTGCGCCGCCCGCAGGTTCTGTGCAG CGATTGCCTCCGAGGGGGATGTGTTCACCTCCCCGGAGGTCGCCAAGTCGTTCGACTTCACCAATGAGGAGCGCATTTACAAGTG GTGGGAATCTCAAGGATTCTTTAAGCCTAACTTTGACCGTGGAGGAGATCCATTTGTCATCCCAATGCCACCTCCAAATGTTACCGGATCACTGCATATGGGCCATGCTATGTTTGTCACCCTTGAG GATATAATGGTTAGATATTTTCGTATGAAAGGAAGACCTGCACTTTGGATACCTGGGACTGACCATGCTGGGATTGCAACTCAG TTGGTCGTGGAAAAGATGTTAGCTGCTGAAGGCATCAAAAGGACAGATCTGACACGAGAGGAGTTCACTAAAAAAGTTTGGGAGTGGAAAGAAAA ATATGGGGGCACTATCACTAATCAGATTAGGCGATTGGGCGCATCTTGTGATTGGAGTCGTGAACGTTTCACTCTTGATGAACAATTAAGTC GTGCGGTTGTTGAAGCATTCGTTAGGCTTCATGATAAAGGGCTTATATATCAAG GATCTTATTTGGTCAACTGGTCACCTAACCTGCAAACTGCAGTATCCGATTTA GAAGTAGAATACTCTGAAGAACCTGGAAATTTGTACTTTATCAAGTATCGTGTTGCTGGCGGAACCAG GGATGATTTTCTGACTATTGCAACAACTAGACCTGAAACTCTATTTGGTGATGTTGCAATTGCTGTTAATCCAGAG GATAAGCGTTATGCACAATATGTTGGCAAATTAGCTATTGTACCCTTGACATTTGGGAGACATGTCCCTATTATTGCTGACCGG TATGTTGATCCAGAATTTGGAACAGGGGTGCTGAAGATTAGCCCTGGACATGATCATAACGATTATCATATTGCTCGAAAGCTTGGGCTGCCAATTCTTAATGTTATGAACAAAGATGGTACACTTAATGATGTTGCTGGATTATACAG TGGTATGGACCGTTTCGAGGCACGAGAGAAGTTGTGGTCTGACCTTGTTGAGACTAACTTGGCAGTAAAGAAGGAACCTCATACGCTTCGAGTTCCTAGATCTCAACGGGGTGGTGAA GTGATTGAGCCTTTGATTAGTAAGCAATGGTTTGTCACAATGGAGCCATTGGCTGAAAAGGCCCTCCATGCTGTTGAAAAAGGGCAATTAACCATTCTTCCAGAGAGATTTGAAAAG ATATATAATCATTGGTTAACAAACATAAAGGATTGGTGTATAAGTAGACAATTGTGGTGGGGTCATCGTATACCGGTTTGGTATGTTGTTGGAAAAAAGTGTGAAGAAGACTATATTGTTGCTAGAACTGAAGAGGAGGCACTTGCAAAAGCTCaggaaaaatatggaaaatcaaTTGAAATATACCAAGATCCCGATGTTCTTGATACTTGGTTCTCAAG TGCTCTGTGGCCTTTCAGCACACTTGGTTGGCCAGATCTATCCAGGGAGGATTATAAGCATTTTTATCCTTCAACTGTTCTGGAGACAGG CCATGACATTTTGTTCTTCTGGGTTGCACGAATGGTCATGATGGGAATTGAGTTTACAGGATCTGTACCATTTTCTTATGTCTATCTTCATGGTCTTATCCGGGACTCTGAG GGTCGAAAAATGTCAAAAACATTGGGGAATGTCATTGACCCCCTAGATACCATCAAAGACTACGGGACAGATGCTTTGAGATTTACACTTTCTTTGGGCACTGCAGGCCAG GACCTCAATCTCTCTACAGAAAGGTTGACATCAAATAAAGCTTTCACAAACAAGCTATGGAACGCAGGCAAATTTTTGTTGCAGAATTTGCCTGATAAAAGTGATGTCTCTGCATGGGATGTCTTGTTAGCAAATAAG TTCGACACAGAAGCGTCACTTCAGAAACTGCCATTGCCAGAATGCTGGGTG GTTACAGGACTACACGAACTCATTGATAAGGTCAGCACAAGCTATGACAAGTTTTTCTTTGGAGATGCTGCTAGAGAAATATATGACTTCTTCTGGGGGGATTTTGCTGATTG GTATATTGAAGCTAGCAAAACACGCCTCTATCACTCGGGTGACGATTTAGCTTCTTCTACAGCACAAAGTGTTCTATTGTATGTGTTCGAAAACATACTGAAGCTACTGCATCCCTTCATGCCTTTTGTCACTGAAGAACTATGGCAG GCATTTCCATACAGAAAACAAGCACTTATGGTTACTCCCTGGCCCACCATCGACCTTCCTAAGGATTTGAGGTCCATTAAAAGATTTCAGAACTTGCAATCATTG ATAAGAGGAATCAGAAATGTTCGAGCAGAATATTCTGTCGAGCCTGCTAAACGGATATCAGCATCTATTGTTGCTACTGCAGATGTCCTGGGATACATATCG AAGGAGAAGCAGGTCCTAGCTTTACTTTCAAAGCTTGACGTTCAGAATGTACATTTTACTGAATCAGCACCAG GCCATGCAAATCAGTCGGTTCACATTGTTGCTGATGAGGGTTTGGAGGCCTATCTACCTTTGGCCGATATGGTTGATGTGTCTGAGGAGGTTAAGCGCCTCTCTAAGCGCCTCTCTAAGATGCAGTCAGAATATGACGCTCTGTTGACTCGCCTCAATTCCCAAAAT TTTGTAGAAAAGGCCCCTGAAGAAATTGTTCGTGGAGTTCGTGAAAAAGCATCTGAGGCAGAGGAGAAGATATCTCTCACTAAGAATCGGCTTGCCTTTTTGGAATCAACAGTTTCCACCTAA
- the LOC133892334 gene encoding valine--tRNA ligase, chloroplastic/mitochondrial 2 isoform X3 produces the protein MALAGSSALLSSSSSACLRRLNPLLLSAHRRPAWGSRCAARRFCAAIASEGDVFTSPEVAKSFDFTNEERIYKWWESQGFFKPNFDRGGDPFVIPMPPPNVTGSLHMGHAMFVTLEDIMVRYFRMKGRPALWIPGTDHAGIATQLVVEKMLAAEGIKRTDLTREEFTKKVWEWKEKYGGTITNQIRRLGASCDWSRERFTLDEQLSRAVVEAFVRLHDKGLIYQGSYLVNWSPNLQTAVSDLEVEYSEEPGNLYFIKYRVAGGTRDDFLTIATTRPETLFGDVAIAVNPEDKRYAQYVGKLAIVPLTFGRHVPIIADRYVDPEFGTGVLKISPGHDHNDYHIARKLGLPILNVMNKDGTLNDVAGLYSGMDRFEAREKLWSDLVETNLAVKKEPHTLRVPRSQRGGEVIEPLISKQWFVTMEPLAEKALHAVEKGQLTILPERFEKIYNHWLTNIKDWCISRQLWWGHRIPVWYVVGKKCEEDYIVARTEEEALAKAQEKYGKSIEIYQDPDVLDTWFSSALWPFSTLGWPDLSREDYKHFYPSTVLETGHDILFFWVARMVMMGIEFTGSVPFSYVYLHGLIRDSEGRKMSKTLGNVIDPLDTIKDYGTDALRFTLSLGTAGQDLNLSTERLTSNKAFTNKLWNAGKFLLQNLPDKSDVSAWDVLLANKFDTEASLQKLPLPECWVVTGLHELIDKVSTSYDKFFFGDAAREIYDFFWGDFADWYIEASKTRLYHSGDDLASSTAQSVLLYVFENILKLLHPFMPFVTEELWQKTSTYGYSLAHHRPS, from the exons ATGGCGCTCGCGGGCTCCTccgccctcctctcctcctcctcctccgcctgccTCCGCCGCCTCAACCCGCTCCTCCTCTCCGCCCACCGCCGCCCGGCGTGGGGCTCGCGCTGCGCCGCCCGCAGGTTCTGTGCAG CGATTGCCTCCGAGGGGGATGTGTTCACCTCCCCGGAGGTCGCCAAGTCGTTCGACTTCACCAATGAGGAGCGCATTTACAAGTG GTGGGAATCTCAAGGATTCTTTAAGCCTAACTTTGACCGTGGAGGAGATCCATTTGTCATCCCAATGCCACCTCCAAATGTTACCGGATCACTGCATATGGGCCATGCTATGTTTGTCACCCTTGAG GATATAATGGTTAGATATTTTCGTATGAAAGGAAGACCTGCACTTTGGATACCTGGGACTGACCATGCTGGGATTGCAACTCAG TTGGTCGTGGAAAAGATGTTAGCTGCTGAAGGCATCAAAAGGACAGATCTGACACGAGAGGAGTTCACTAAAAAAGTTTGGGAGTGGAAAGAAAA ATATGGGGGCACTATCACTAATCAGATTAGGCGATTGGGCGCATCTTGTGATTGGAGTCGTGAACGTTTCACTCTTGATGAACAATTAAGTC GTGCGGTTGTTGAAGCATTCGTTAGGCTTCATGATAAAGGGCTTATATATCAAG GATCTTATTTGGTCAACTGGTCACCTAACCTGCAAACTGCAGTATCCGATTTA GAAGTAGAATACTCTGAAGAACCTGGAAATTTGTACTTTATCAAGTATCGTGTTGCTGGCGGAACCAG GGATGATTTTCTGACTATTGCAACAACTAGACCTGAAACTCTATTTGGTGATGTTGCAATTGCTGTTAATCCAGAG GATAAGCGTTATGCACAATATGTTGGCAAATTAGCTATTGTACCCTTGACATTTGGGAGACATGTCCCTATTATTGCTGACCGG TATGTTGATCCAGAATTTGGAACAGGGGTGCTGAAGATTAGCCCTGGACATGATCATAACGATTATCATATTGCTCGAAAGCTTGGGCTGCCAATTCTTAATGTTATGAACAAAGATGGTACACTTAATGATGTTGCTGGATTATACAG TGGTATGGACCGTTTCGAGGCACGAGAGAAGTTGTGGTCTGACCTTGTTGAGACTAACTTGGCAGTAAAGAAGGAACCTCATACGCTTCGAGTTCCTAGATCTCAACGGGGTGGTGAA GTGATTGAGCCTTTGATTAGTAAGCAATGGTTTGTCACAATGGAGCCATTGGCTGAAAAGGCCCTCCATGCTGTTGAAAAAGGGCAATTAACCATTCTTCCAGAGAGATTTGAAAAG ATATATAATCATTGGTTAACAAACATAAAGGATTGGTGTATAAGTAGACAATTGTGGTGGGGTCATCGTATACCGGTTTGGTATGTTGTTGGAAAAAAGTGTGAAGAAGACTATATTGTTGCTAGAACTGAAGAGGAGGCACTTGCAAAAGCTCaggaaaaatatggaaaatcaaTTGAAATATACCAAGATCCCGATGTTCTTGATACTTGGTTCTCAAG TGCTCTGTGGCCTTTCAGCACACTTGGTTGGCCAGATCTATCCAGGGAGGATTATAAGCATTTTTATCCTTCAACTGTTCTGGAGACAGG CCATGACATTTTGTTCTTCTGGGTTGCACGAATGGTCATGATGGGAATTGAGTTTACAGGATCTGTACCATTTTCTTATGTCTATCTTCATGGTCTTATCCGGGACTCTGAG GGTCGAAAAATGTCAAAAACATTGGGGAATGTCATTGACCCCCTAGATACCATCAAAGACTACGGGACAGATGCTTTGAGATTTACACTTTCTTTGGGCACTGCAGGCCAG GACCTCAATCTCTCTACAGAAAGGTTGACATCAAATAAAGCTTTCACAAACAAGCTATGGAACGCAGGCAAATTTTTGTTGCAGAATTTGCCTGATAAAAGTGATGTCTCTGCATGGGATGTCTTGTTAGCAAATAAG TTCGACACAGAAGCGTCACTTCAGAAACTGCCATTGCCAGAATGCTGGGTG GTTACAGGACTACACGAACTCATTGATAAGGTCAGCACAAGCTATGACAAGTTTTTCTTTGGAGATGCTGCTAGAGAAATATATGACTTCTTCTGGGGGGATTTTGCTGATTG GTATATTGAAGCTAGCAAAACACGCCTCTATCACTCGGGTGACGATTTAGCTTCTTCTACAGCACAAAGTGTTCTATTGTATGTGTTCGAAAACATACTGAAGCTACTGCATCCCTTCATGCCTTTTGTCACTGAAGAACTATGGCAG AAAACAAGCACTTATGGTTACTCCCTGGCCCACCATCGACCTTCCTAA
- the LOC133892334 gene encoding valine--tRNA ligase, chloroplastic/mitochondrial 2 isoform X2, whose amino-acid sequence MVRYFRMKGRPALWIPGTDHAGIATQLVVEKMLAAEGIKRTDLTREEFTKKVWEWKEKYGGTITNQIRRLGASCDWSRERFTLDEQLSRAVVEAFVRLHDKGLIYQGSYLVNWSPNLQTAVSDLEVEYSEEPGNLYFIKYRVAGGTRDDFLTIATTRPETLFGDVAIAVNPEDKRYAQYVGKLAIVPLTFGRHVPIIADRYVDPEFGTGVLKISPGHDHNDYHIARKLGLPILNVMNKDGTLNDVAGLYSGMDRFEAREKLWSDLVETNLAVKKEPHTLRVPRSQRGGEVIEPLISKQWFVTMEPLAEKALHAVEKGQLTILPERFEKIYNHWLTNIKDWCISRQLWWGHRIPVWYVVGKKCEEDYIVARTEEEALAKAQEKYGKSIEIYQDPDVLDTWFSSALWPFSTLGWPDLSREDYKHFYPSTVLETGHDILFFWVARMVMMGIEFTGSVPFSYVYLHGLIRDSEGRKMSKTLGNVIDPLDTIKDYGTDALRFTLSLGTAGQDLNLSTERLTSNKAFTNKLWNAGKFLLQNLPDKSDVSAWDVLLANKFDTEASLQKLPLPECWVVTGLHELIDKVSTSYDKFFFGDAAREIYDFFWGDFADWYIEASKTRLYHSGDDLASSTAQSVLLYVFENILKLLHPFMPFVTEELWQAFPYRKQALMVTPWPTIDLPKDLRSIKRFQNLQSLIRGIRNVRAEYSVEPAKRISASIVATADVLGYISKEKQVLALLSKLDVQNVHFTESAPGHANQSVHIVADEGLEAYLPLADMVDVSEEVKRLSKRLSKMQSEYDALLTRLNSQNFVEKAPEEIVRGVREKASEAEEKISLTKNRLAFLESTVST is encoded by the exons ATGGTTAGATATTTTCGTATGAAAGGAAGACCTGCACTTTGGATACCTGGGACTGACCATGCTGGGATTGCAACTCAG TTGGTCGTGGAAAAGATGTTAGCTGCTGAAGGCATCAAAAGGACAGATCTGACACGAGAGGAGTTCACTAAAAAAGTTTGGGAGTGGAAAGAAAA ATATGGGGGCACTATCACTAATCAGATTAGGCGATTGGGCGCATCTTGTGATTGGAGTCGTGAACGTTTCACTCTTGATGAACAATTAAGTC GTGCGGTTGTTGAAGCATTCGTTAGGCTTCATGATAAAGGGCTTATATATCAAG GATCTTATTTGGTCAACTGGTCACCTAACCTGCAAACTGCAGTATCCGATTTA GAAGTAGAATACTCTGAAGAACCTGGAAATTTGTACTTTATCAAGTATCGTGTTGCTGGCGGAACCAG GGATGATTTTCTGACTATTGCAACAACTAGACCTGAAACTCTATTTGGTGATGTTGCAATTGCTGTTAATCCAGAG GATAAGCGTTATGCACAATATGTTGGCAAATTAGCTATTGTACCCTTGACATTTGGGAGACATGTCCCTATTATTGCTGACCGG TATGTTGATCCAGAATTTGGAACAGGGGTGCTGAAGATTAGCCCTGGACATGATCATAACGATTATCATATTGCTCGAAAGCTTGGGCTGCCAATTCTTAATGTTATGAACAAAGATGGTACACTTAATGATGTTGCTGGATTATACAG TGGTATGGACCGTTTCGAGGCACGAGAGAAGTTGTGGTCTGACCTTGTTGAGACTAACTTGGCAGTAAAGAAGGAACCTCATACGCTTCGAGTTCCTAGATCTCAACGGGGTGGTGAA GTGATTGAGCCTTTGATTAGTAAGCAATGGTTTGTCACAATGGAGCCATTGGCTGAAAAGGCCCTCCATGCTGTTGAAAAAGGGCAATTAACCATTCTTCCAGAGAGATTTGAAAAG ATATATAATCATTGGTTAACAAACATAAAGGATTGGTGTATAAGTAGACAATTGTGGTGGGGTCATCGTATACCGGTTTGGTATGTTGTTGGAAAAAAGTGTGAAGAAGACTATATTGTTGCTAGAACTGAAGAGGAGGCACTTGCAAAAGCTCaggaaaaatatggaaaatcaaTTGAAATATACCAAGATCCCGATGTTCTTGATACTTGGTTCTCAAG TGCTCTGTGGCCTTTCAGCACACTTGGTTGGCCAGATCTATCCAGGGAGGATTATAAGCATTTTTATCCTTCAACTGTTCTGGAGACAGG CCATGACATTTTGTTCTTCTGGGTTGCACGAATGGTCATGATGGGAATTGAGTTTACAGGATCTGTACCATTTTCTTATGTCTATCTTCATGGTCTTATCCGGGACTCTGAG GGTCGAAAAATGTCAAAAACATTGGGGAATGTCATTGACCCCCTAGATACCATCAAAGACTACGGGACAGATGCTTTGAGATTTACACTTTCTTTGGGCACTGCAGGCCAG GACCTCAATCTCTCTACAGAAAGGTTGACATCAAATAAAGCTTTCACAAACAAGCTATGGAACGCAGGCAAATTTTTGTTGCAGAATTTGCCTGATAAAAGTGATGTCTCTGCATGGGATGTCTTGTTAGCAAATAAG TTCGACACAGAAGCGTCACTTCAGAAACTGCCATTGCCAGAATGCTGGGTG GTTACAGGACTACACGAACTCATTGATAAGGTCAGCACAAGCTATGACAAGTTTTTCTTTGGAGATGCTGCTAGAGAAATATATGACTTCTTCTGGGGGGATTTTGCTGATTG GTATATTGAAGCTAGCAAAACACGCCTCTATCACTCGGGTGACGATTTAGCTTCTTCTACAGCACAAAGTGTTCTATTGTATGTGTTCGAAAACATACTGAAGCTACTGCATCCCTTCATGCCTTTTGTCACTGAAGAACTATGGCAG GCATTTCCATACAGAAAACAAGCACTTATGGTTACTCCCTGGCCCACCATCGACCTTCCTAAGGATTTGAGGTCCATTAAAAGATTTCAGAACTTGCAATCATTG ATAAGAGGAATCAGAAATGTTCGAGCAGAATATTCTGTCGAGCCTGCTAAACGGATATCAGCATCTATTGTTGCTACTGCAGATGTCCTGGGATACATATCG AAGGAGAAGCAGGTCCTAGCTTTACTTTCAAAGCTTGACGTTCAGAATGTACATTTTACTGAATCAGCACCAG GCCATGCAAATCAGTCGGTTCACATTGTTGCTGATGAGGGTTTGGAGGCCTATCTACCTTTGGCCGATATGGTTGATGTGTCTGAGGAGGTTAAGCGCCTCTCTAAGCGCCTCTCTAAGATGCAGTCAGAATATGACGCTCTGTTGACTCGCCTCAATTCCCAAAAT TTTGTAGAAAAGGCCCCTGAAGAAATTGTTCGTGGAGTTCGTGAAAAAGCATCTGAGGCAGAGGAGAAGATATCTCTCACTAAGAATCGGCTTGCCTTTTTGGAATCAACAGTTTCCACCTAA